One genomic region from Campylobacter concisus encodes:
- the fdhD gene encoding formate dehydrogenase accessory sulfurtransferase FdhD yields MQPIFTTQIIKFKGAQKSAVDDILVREIKLEIYINGKRFGALMATPTDQEALAAGYLISENLIESPEDIESIELSDDALSVQVKAKINEKRLEQFDEEKVIISGCGRSSTANIDPEAMAARSIKGEVKFNKDEILRQMGQFYTQCELYEMTGCVHTAKLFVSGEQFYIGEDIAQHNTIDKAVGKAVLAGSQLQNSFLMVSGRLSSEMVAKAVMHGIPVLVSRTAPTSLGVVIARKFNLTLCGFARGENINVYSGAERIHE; encoded by the coding sequence ATGCAACCTATTTTTACGACGCAAATCATCAAATTTAAAGGCGCGCAAAAAAGCGCCGTGGATGATATTTTGGTGCGTGAGATCAAGCTTGAGATCTACATAAACGGCAAGCGTTTCGGCGCGCTCATGGCAACTCCGACCGATCAGGAGGCACTAGCTGCAGGCTATCTCATCAGCGAAAATTTGATCGAGAGTCCTGAGGATATCGAGAGTATCGAGCTCTCAGACGACGCTTTAAGCGTGCAGGTCAAGGCCAAAATCAACGAAAAGCGCCTCGAGCAGTTTGACGAGGAAAAGGTGATAATCAGCGGCTGCGGACGCAGCTCGACGGCAAATATCGATCCTGAGGCTATGGCGGCGCGCTCGATAAAGGGCGAGGTTAAATTTAACAAAGACGAAATTTTACGCCAGATGGGGCAATTTTACACGCAGTGCGAGCTTTACGAGATGACTGGCTGCGTGCACACGGCCAAGCTTTTCGTGAGCGGCGAGCAGTTTTACATCGGCGAGGATATCGCTCAGCACAACACCATAGACAAAGCCGTCGGCAAAGCGGTACTAGCAGGCTCGCAGCTACAAAATTCGTTTTTGATGGTGAGCGGCAGGCTCAGCTCCGAGATGGTCGCAAAAGCCGTCATGCACGGCATCCCCGTGCTCGTCTCGCGCACGGCTCCGACTAGCCTAGGCGTCGTGATAGCGCGTAAATTTAACCTCACGCTATGCGGCTTTGCTCGCGGCGAAAACATAAACGTGTATAGCGGCGCGGAGAGAATCCATGAGTGA
- a CDS encoding helix-turn-helix domain-containing protein, whose product MDARNEARLTQSEVAKRMGITQSAVARIESGAYNIKYKTFFNYIKACGKRVAIV is encoded by the coding sequence ATAGACGCCAGAAACGAGGCCAGACTAACTCAAAGCGAAGTAGCTAAAAGGATGGGCATAACTCAGTCTGCCGTAGCTAGGATAGAAAGCGGAGCGTATAATATCAAGTATAAAACATTCTTTAACTACATAAAAGCTTGCGGTAAAAGAGTGGCGATAGTTTGA
- a CDS encoding type II toxin-antitoxin system RelE/ParE family toxin, which yields MVTMRSVKFANEAIKDEFLELPTGLRQRGYKMFELLEARGNTLGEPYTKSLKGGLFEIRIKSDEGIARSIYCYEMGKRIIILLTFVKKCKRHQKAY from the coding sequence ATGGTTACGATGCGGAGCGTAAAATTTGCAAACGAAGCCATAAAAGATGAGTTCTTGGAGCTACCGACCGGTCTCAGGCAAAGAGGTTATAAAATGTTCGAGCTCTTAGAGGCTAGGGGCAATACCTTAGGAGAGCCGTATACTAAAAGCCTAAAAGGCGGACTGTTTGAGATACGCATAAAGTCTGATGAAGGTATAGCTAGAAGTATATATTGTTATGAAATGGGTAAAAGGATAATAATCCTGTTAACTTTTGTTAAAAAATGCAAAAGACACCAAAAAGCATACTAA